The Aspergillus fumigatus Af293 chromosome 3, whole genome shotgun sequence region GCGCGGGATTCGGCTGACCAGACCTAACAAACTCCGCAAAGTATGCAGACACGAGCTGCATGGAAAAGAGGTCGAGGGGTTCGCGCAGGGTGGTTAGCGTTCCAAAGACCCAGGGAAGGTCTGCGCCATGGAGACGGAAATAGGGCAGCTCTGGGTCACCGTTCGGGAACTCTGGCGTTGCGGGAGGGCCGCCGAGGTTGTTAGGGTCGTAGCCACCGGTTGTCCTCTGTATCTGATAAAAGTATGAAGGTTGGAACACCCCAGAGGTAACACCAGCAAAGACAGTTGCCTGATCGATACAGCGGAATTGCAGGTCTGTCGCTACCCGTTGGGAGACGTTGAAAGCGTCCAAAGTCACGTTGCCGGTGTCGTGGTATGGGAATAGGCCCGAGTCGATGACGAACTGTGCGTATTTCTTACTGATACCTAGGGCTGCTTGGATGCCTTCAAGCTCGGAACTAACAGGAGCTTTGGGATACGTGGGAACGAAGCGCCGTCGTTGGCGACAATGCCAAACATGACCGGTACGTTAGAAGTGGTGACATCTTTCCGAAGTAGATCGAGCTCCTTTGTTGTCACATAATGGCCGTCTTGGACGACGTAACGCGCAACAGTCTGTAATCCAACGAGGGTTGATGCAGGAACACGCCTAAGGCAAGAGATCTTCTGTTCAAGACTGCCGCTGTTGCAGCCTGCTTCAGAGAAGATTTGCGGACCCGCAAGCTTATAGGACTCGTCGGGCGTAAGATATGAACTGTATGTCGTTGCGTAGTCGCTCTCCAACCCTAACCCAGCACCGCCGCCCAGGTTCGACATGGCAATGGCGCCTTGGAACTTCCctgaagctggaggagaaccTAGTAGCACTCTGACCgagccggcgccggcagATTCACCGATGATGGTGATCTTCTTTGGATCACCTCCGAATTGCGCGATATTCTTTATAGTCCACTGTCACTGTTATGTTAGTCTCAGAGGCATCTATATGGAGAAGTGGGAATAGTACCTCAAGGGCAAGAATCTGGTCTGAGATCCCATAGTTTCCGGTAATATCAGTCCCAGGAATAGCCAGAAATCCCAGTGTCGACAGCCGATAGTTGAATGTGACAACCACAAGATCCTCGCGTGATGCCAGGTTACCACCGTCCGTAAGCGGATCTGCACCGGTTCCTCCAGTAAAGCCACCACCATGAATCCAGAACATGACAGGCTTCAGGCCCTCTTGCGAACCCTTCTTCGGTATGTATGGGGTCTGAATGTTCAGGTACAGACAGTCTTCACTGCCGCCACCGCTCTGAGCACATGCAGAACCGTACTTGGTCGCGTGGATGGTTTGGTCTCTATGCGAATAGGGTATTGCGTGCTTGAAGCGCCCAGGAGGGTCAGCATATGGAATACCTAAGAAGCGAAACGACTTTTGATCACGGAAACCAATATACGAGTTGCCTTCGGATATTACTCGCAGCTGCTTCGGGCGACTATCTGCGTCCTCAATCACGGAGTCGTTGCCGGTCTGGGTGCACAAAACGGGAAGCCTTGCATTCTGACGTGGAAAGCTGGAGACAGCAAAATCATCCGAGTCTTTGGGAACAGAAAGCACGCCTTCACGAATATAAAAGTGTGCGTCCGACTTCGTTTTCCCTGTGTGTGCAAGCCATGTAAACAGATTTTTGAAATCTTCTTTGTGGTCACGAAGGCTTGTTTGGGAGATCAGCGTCTCTCCAAATTGCTGACATGCTTCACGCACATCATGCTGGTGCATTGGGTCAAGTAGGATTGCACTGATGTGGTTTGAGGCGTCCGATGCATTCAGATTGTTCTGATAGAGGAGCGTGAGAGAAGTCTTTTCATTGGCCACAGAAACATGATGCGGCACGAGTCCGAGCACAGTAGGGACAATATTCCCAAGGACGAAGGAtcgcatcatcatctctaTTATGTTAATTGATGGATTCTCATACCATCGTCTTGTATTGAAGCAAAAGGAAAGGCGTCGGATTGACAGTTCCCTATTCGGGAGAAGTATTGTTCGACAGTAAAGTGACACCTCACCAATGAACCTTTATGAGAAGTCCTCTCCGCAAGAGTTACGAAGACGCTCCATGTATTTGAAGTCCCCGCAGATTCTGGATAAATCGCCAAGTAGAACTAGAGGAATCGCCCACAAATCGTGGAGTCCCTTGGAGACGGAAATCAGCCGGTAAGGAAGGGGACCTCAGTCCGGAAGCATGCTGATTAGGCCGTCTGGGGCTAAAATCGACGAGAA contains the following coding sequences:
- a CDS encoding putative carboxylesterase, translated to MMMRSFVLGNIVPTVLGLVPHHVSVANEKTSLTLLYQNNLNASDASNHISAILLDPMHQHDVREACQQFGETLISQTSLRDHKEDFKNLFTWLAHTGKTKSDAHFYIREGVLSVPKDSDDFAVSSFPRQNARLPVLCTQTGNDSVIEDADSRPKQLRVISEGNSYIGFRDQKSFRFLGIPYADPPGRFKHAIPYSHRDQTIHATKYGSACAQSGGGSEDCLYLNIQTPYIPKKGSQEGLKPVMFWIHGGGFTGGTGADPLTDGGNLASREDLVVVTFNYRLSTLGFLAIPGTDITGNYGISDQILALEWTIKNIAQFGGDPKKITIIGESAGAGSVRVLLGSPPASGKFQGAIAMSNLGGGAGLGLESDYATTYSSYLTPDESYKLAGPQIFSEAGCNSGSLEQKISCLRRVPASTLVGLQTVARYVVQDGHYVTTKELDLLRKDVTTSNVPVMFGIVANDGASFPRIPKLLKKYAQFVIDSGLFPYHDTGNVTLDAFNVSQRVATDLQFRCIDQATVFAGVTSGVFQPSYFYQIQRTTGGYDPNNLGGPPATPEFPNGDPELPYFRLHGADLPWVFGTLTTLREPLDLFSMQLVSAYFAEFVRSGQPNPAPEYLQARGYKQTLDAVNNFDRWEPVSHSEGPLQLLDYPSVKAPFQDLAQCEFLGYPITYYLR